In Candidatus Margulisiibacteriota bacterium, the sequence TTTTGGATCACTCCCTGGGAGACCAGGACCAGCGACATCATGATCGAAAGTGGGAGTAAGACGTAAAGAAAGGAGCGGACCAGATCGACCCAGAAATTACCGATCGTTTTGGCCGAACGCCTGGTCAAGCCGCGGATCAAAGCGATGGCCAGCGCCAGACCGGTGGCGGCGGAGAGAAATTGCTGCCAGACCAGTCCGGCCGTTTGCGAGAAGTAGCTTAAGGTCGATTCGCCGCCGTAGGCCTGCCAGTTGGTATTGGTCACAAAACTGACCGCGGTGTTGAAGGCGAGGTCGGGGCTCAGCCCCGCGAAATGCTGGGGGTTAAGCGGGAGAAATTGCTGCAGCCGCAAAATGCCGTACAGCAGCAGGGCACCGAAAATATTCAACAACAGCATGGTGGTCGTATAGGTGGTCCAACGCATTTCGCTATTTGGCTCGATCCCGCAGAAATTATAAATAAAGCGTTCCAGCGGGGCAAGGATAGGAGAAAGCCAAGTCCTTTCACCGTTAAAAACATGGCTCATGTATAGACCCAGCGGCTTGGTTAGCAACAGGAGGACGGCAACGTAAACAACAACTTGTAATAGCTCCATTACATTTTCTCCGGCCTGATCAGGGCGTAGCCGAGATAGCCGACCAGTAAAACGACAATTATTAAAATGCCCAGATATTCAAAGCTCATAATCTGTCCGCCACGATGACATAGCCGATCGTCACGATCAGAAAAGCCAGGAGAAAAAGCAAATATGCCAA encodes:
- the kdpF gene encoding K(+)-transporting ATPase subunit F; amino-acid sequence: MSFEYLGILIIVVLLVGYLGYALIRPEKM